The DNA window acatcttaaaaaaataaaataaaataaataaaaaataaaagagaggttTTAGGTTTAAACATACATGAAAAGCAAAAATTACAGTTTAAAATAGGTGATTCATCAGCCTTCTTCAGCTTCTCAGTTTAGAGGAATATTTTAGAAGAGATTGTCTATAAGCAACATAATCCACTGATTTGCTGCTATACCAAAATGATTTTGCTGTTCCCTTTAGCTTCATAATCTAATAAAAAACATAGGCTGTGGTCCTGATTCTTCCTACAGTATGAAGAAGGGCCTATAAAATATGTCCCACCCTCTTTCATGCAGGATGCATCCTTCTGTTAAGGACCTTAACCCTCCATGTTGCACCATGCAATGATTCTGTCCACTTTCACCATTTGACTGCTgataaaaaagtatattttactcCTTTCCACAAAGTTTGAATCCTGTTTTATCTCTGATTATAATTAACACTTGTTCCTGCAAGATTAGCAAAATGATGACAATTGATGAATTTCTGTAATGGGCACATGGATGTGTACTGCACTATTCTACTTTGTGTTTGAAAACtctcataataaaaagtttaaaaaaaatagggaggCATCAGAAGAAAAGCTAGAGGAAGATCATTTATTTGAAAAACTCCAGGAAATAAGAATGTGAGaaagagagatgctgagaaagttgtacagcagaaatgtcAGAGCTGTTCTCTGACATTTAGGAGAGGAACTCATAAAGGCCATAACGGTGAAAGGATTAGACAAAGAGCTGAGGAAGAACCATATTGATCACCCGCCAGAAACCTGACTCCTTGGAcaaacagcatcagcatcatttgggatcttgttagaaatgcagtttTGAAGGCCCTGCCCCAGATTTACTGAATCTCAAACTCCAGAGACTGGGACCCaataatctgtgttttaacaagccctcctggTGACTCTGAGGCAAACAGAGTTCCAAAACCACTGGTTTCGAATTTCTAAGGAGATTGTAGCCTCCATTCTTTATCTGAAGTTGTCTTAGTTGCCCTTTACAAATGGGTAAGTGTTGATATAAGTAACTTAGATATACAACTCCTTTTCAATTACATATGGGACTATTTGTTTTATGGGTCTCATGTATTCAGATTTCTTCTGTCACTCAATTTGCTTAGGAGCAAGCCATCAGCACCTGCCTTCAatgaatatgagaaaataaaaattaaatttagtacTGGTAACTCAAACACAAGTAGGATATTAAATATGCTGCACTCCaagtttttataatatatatatatacataatcttatacgtatacacacacacttcataAGAAGCACttgatataaaaatatcaagtattttaaattattgttctATCAGTTCCAATTAGTAAAACATAACaactttaaagtaaaaataattcaagggggcctccctggtggcgcaagtggttgagagtccgcctgccgatgcaggggatacgggttcgtgccccggtctgggaggatcccatatgccgcggagcggctgggcccgtgagccatggccgctgagcctgcgcgtccggagcctgtgctccgcaacgggggaggccacagcagtgagaggcccgcataccgcaaaaaaaaaaactatttataaaAACGATTAATCTTATTTAATTACACTCTAATTGCTCGTATTTGACTTGCAATTAAGTAATAGCATGGACTGAAGTAAAAATTATAAGCCATGtttggagggttccctttcaaaAGTAAGGTTACATGGTCATTACGATGGAGTCTTGTAAAGAATAATTTCCATTTCAGGGTGTGTGACGTTATGAGCTTTTCTTGCTGTCAAGGTTCACCTCGTTCAGTGGTTTATTTCGGTCATATATATCATAATTATGGGCAGTGTGTATGGTTATTTGGTTCCAACTAGTTTTATTTCGTCTTTTTAAAGCAAACTAACTACTTATATCCACAAAGACTACTAAACACTCTGACATTTTCCTAATTTCATAAAATGATCATGGAATGCTAGAAatacactaaaaatattttaattttgtctatttttctttttataacctTTATATCCTGACATAAAATACATTGAAAGTTCCTTTAGTCTCCACAAGCCCAATGAAAATGTTCTCAGTGTAACTTTAAGTACAAAATTGTTTATGATTTTGAATACTgcctttaaaatgatattttcttatattacattatataatgCACAAATATATACTAATGACATgtgcttttaaactttttctgctgtagacaaagagaaaaacatagcTAATATTAATATAGGTTTTAAACACTTTTACAATAGTAGAGATTTTAGTGATAGGTTATTTTAtgcataaaaattgttttatttgagccctattttaagaaaatgtttttaaagttgttgttttttactgttcttattgtatttcttaaatgtaaagaaaaagagCTATCTGAACTCCATGTTTTTAATCCATAGACTATTCtggaaaaagatacatgtatacttaaaaaaaaatattctgaaaggaagagaaaaatctcTGAAACCTTCTCTGAactgtttttcctctcctttgttACAGGTGTCCATTTTTTCAGCTATATTAATCttttaaatcaaacaaaaaatggaTTTCTTAAACTCATCTGATCAAAACTTGACCTCGGAAGAACTGTTCGACAGAATGCCATCAAAAATTCTGGTGTCCTTCATTCTCTCTGGGCTGGCACTGATGACGACGACCATTAACTCACTTGTGATCGCTGCAATTATTGTAACCCGAAAGCTACACCACCCAGCCAACTACTTAATTTGCTCCCTTGCAGTCACAGATTTTCTTGTAGCTGTCCTGGTGATGCCTTTCAGCATTGTGTATATTGTGAGAGAGAGCTGGATTATGGGGCAAGTGGTCTGTGACATTTGGCTGAGTGTTGACATCACGTGCTGCACTTGCTCCATCTTGCATCTCTCTGCTATAGCTTTGGATCGGTACCGGGCAATCACAGATGCTGTTGAGTATGCCAGGAAAAGGACTCCCAAGCATGCTGGCATTATGATTACCATAGTTTGGATTATATCTGTTTTCATCTCTATGCCTCCTCTATTCTGGAGGCACCAAGGAACTAGCCGAGAAGATGAGTGCATCATCAAACATGACAACATTGTTTCCACTATTTACTCAACATTTGGAGCTTTCTACATCCCATTAACATTGATTTTGATCCTctactacaaaatatataaagcagcaAAGACGTTATACCACAAGAGACAAGCAAGTAGGATTGCCAAGGAGGAACTGAATGGTCACCTTTTGGGGAGTGGTGAGAAAAGCATTAGACTGGTCTCCACACCATACATGCTAGAAAAATCTTTATCTGATCCATCAACGGACTTTGATAAAATTCATAACACAGTGAAAAGCCCCAGGTCTGAATTCAAGCATGAGAGATCCTGGAGAAGGCAAAAGATCTCAGGCACAAGAGAACGCAAAGCAGCCACTACCCTGGGATTAATCTTGGGTGCATTTGTAATATGTTGGCTTCCTTTTTTTGTAAAAGAATTGGTTGTTAATGTCTGTGAAAAGTGTAAAATTTCTGAAGAAATGTCAAATTTTTTGACATGGCTTGGATATCTCAATTCCCTTATAAACCCACTGATTTATACAATCTTTAATGAAGACTTCAAGAAAGCATTCCAAAAACTTATGCGATGTCGAAATTAGTTTAAAGAAGTTTATTATGAAAAGATTGGGGT is part of the Mesoplodon densirostris isolate mMesDen1 chromosome 5, mMesDen1 primary haplotype, whole genome shotgun sequence genome and encodes:
- the HTR1F gene encoding 5-hydroxytryptamine receptor 1F, whose protein sequence is MDFLNSSDQNLTSEELFDRMPSKILVSFILSGLALMTTTINSLVIAAIIVTRKLHHPANYLICSLAVTDFLVAVLVMPFSIVYIVRESWIMGQVVCDIWLSVDITCCTCSILHLSAIALDRYRAITDAVEYARKRTPKHAGIMITIVWIISVFISMPPLFWRHQGTSREDECIIKHDNIVSTIYSTFGAFYIPLTLILILYYKIYKAAKTLYHKRQASRIAKEELNGHLLGSGEKSIRLVSTPYMLEKSLSDPSTDFDKIHNTVKSPRSEFKHERSWRRQKISGTRERKAATTLGLILGAFVICWLPFFVKELVVNVCEKCKISEEMSNFLTWLGYLNSLINPLIYTIFNEDFKKAFQKLMRCRN